GCCCTGCAGGGCGCGCTGGACGCTCCGGATGGCGAAGTACGTGACGACGGCCGCGACAGCGGTCAGGGGCCACCCCATCGCGATGCGGGCGAAGCCCAGCCAGCCGGTCTGGTCGGCGTCGTAGAGGTGCTGTTGCACGACGAACCGCGACAGGAACACAGCCACCCACGTCACCGTGGCGATGTCGAACGCCCGCACAGCGCCGCGCATCCGGCGCCAGTCGTCGCTGTGGCCGTTGAGCCAGCCCCAGATGTAGCCCACCACGGGACGCCGGATCAGCACCGACAGCGCGAACACACTGGCCCAGAACAGCGACATCCAGATGCCGAGCAGGAAGTAGCCCTTGGACTCGCCGACGAGATAGGCGATGACCGCGCTGATTCCGACGC
Above is a window of Mycolicibacterium baixiangningiae DNA encoding:
- a CDS encoding DUF3159 domain-containing protein; the protein is MGGVSGLIYSSLPVLVFVPVSSIAGLVPAIAAALGVAALILVWRLVRKDTIQPAISGFIGVGISAVIAYLVGESKGYFLLGIWMSLFWASVFALSVLIRRPVVGYIWGWLNGHSDDWRRMRGAVRAFDIATVTWVAVFLSRFVVQQHLYDADQTGWLGFARIAMGWPLTAVAAVVTYFAIRSVQRALQGAQAAAPTQQPTTTDTRTD